A genome region from Streptomyces sp. S4.7 includes the following:
- a CDS encoding serine hydrolase, giving the protein MTEPSARTAARAHPRDRIRAAFADAGVTGWLHAADIDSGAQIDVGADRSVVTASVHKLCLLVALHQHAETGRLDLTDQTECPGDGRTAGPTGLSAMLDPARLSLRDAAYLMMAVSDNTAADLLLERVGLDAVNGTTQRLGLTRTHAVQTFRDFIATIREDAGQGGPGALADPQVLARMRALDPARTNHSTPRDMTRLLGAIWRDEACTPEHGAAVRRLLALQVWPHRLASGFPFDDVHVAGKTGSAPTLRNEVGVIEYPDHGRYAVAVFTRAASPAATLPAADAVIGTAARIAVDALRGPGAARVRGV; this is encoded by the coding sequence ATGACCGAGCCCTCCGCCCGTACGGCCGCCCGTGCCCACCCGCGCGACCGGATCCGCGCCGCCTTCGCCGACGCCGGTGTCACCGGCTGGCTGCACGCCGCGGACATCGACTCCGGCGCCCAGATCGACGTGGGCGCGGACCGGTCCGTCGTCACCGCGAGCGTCCACAAGCTCTGTCTGCTCGTCGCGCTCCATCAGCACGCCGAGACGGGGCGCCTGGATCTGACGGACCAGACCGAGTGCCCGGGGGATGGCCGTACGGCGGGGCCGACCGGGCTCTCCGCCATGCTCGACCCGGCCCGTCTCTCGCTGCGTGACGCGGCCTATCTGATGATGGCCGTCAGCGACAACACCGCCGCCGACCTCCTCCTGGAACGTGTCGGCCTCGACGCCGTCAACGGCACCACCCAGCGCCTGGGGCTCACCCGTACCCACGCGGTCCAGACCTTCCGCGACTTCATCGCCACCATCAGGGAGGACGCCGGGCAGGGCGGCCCGGGGGCCCTGGCCGATCCTCAAGTCCTCGCCCGTATGCGCGCGCTGGACCCCGCACGCACCAACCACAGCACCCCGCGCGACATGACCCGTCTGCTCGGCGCGATCTGGCGGGACGAGGCATGCACCCCCGAACACGGAGCCGCCGTACGCCGTCTGCTCGCGCTCCAGGTGTGGCCGCACCGGCTGGCCTCGGGGTTCCCCTTCGACGACGTCCACGTCGCGGGCAAGACCGGCAGCGCGCCCACCCTCCGCAACGAGGTCGGCGTCATCGAGTACCCGGACCACGGCCGGTACGCCGTCGCGGTGTTCACCCGCGCGGCCAGCCCCGCGGCCACGCTGCCCGCGGCGGACGCCGTCATCGGCACCGCGGCCCGCATCGCGGTCGACGCGTTGCGCGGCCCCGGCGCCGCGCGTGTCCGAGGGGTGTGA
- a CDS encoding LysR family transcriptional regulator translates to MAVAEELHFGRAAQRLGVAQPPLSQRIRRLERELGVRLFERTSRQVTITKGGALLLDDARQLLAHSEALMATARRIQEGHSGLLRAALPADITGESVAAILAGFQEREGGVELELHELTTAEQLARLASHDLDVGLIHHPCDVSGLELGPVLRHELGVLLPQDATQARLETVPLSALTGYDLILFPRAHAPAVHDELLTTCARHGYTPTAVRHGQGPSFIRGLLLGGRAIAFGPRDAHGPGDRDLTWRPLSGAPLAWRHSAAWPKGRGDAAVRAFADTVTDALGRTATAGPDLSAGPPRLRPAAEYWI, encoded by the coding sequence GTGGCTGTTGCGGAAGAGTTACATTTCGGCCGAGCCGCCCAGCGTCTCGGCGTGGCTCAACCACCCCTGTCGCAGCGCATCCGGCGTCTGGAGCGGGAGTTGGGCGTACGCCTCTTCGAGCGGACCAGCCGACAGGTGACGATCACCAAGGGCGGTGCGCTGCTGCTGGACGATGCCCGTCAGCTGCTGGCCCACTCCGAGGCGCTGATGGCCACGGCCCGCCGTATCCAGGAGGGCCACAGCGGATTGCTGCGCGCCGCGCTGCCGGCCGACATCACCGGCGAGAGCGTCGCCGCGATCCTGGCCGGGTTCCAGGAGCGCGAGGGCGGAGTCGAACTGGAACTGCACGAGCTGACGACTGCCGAGCAACTGGCCCGACTCGCCTCGCACGACCTGGACGTCGGGCTCATCCACCACCCCTGTGACGTGTCCGGGCTGGAGCTCGGCCCCGTACTGCGCCATGAACTGGGCGTCCTGCTGCCGCAGGACGCCACGCAGGCGCGCCTCGAAACCGTCCCGCTCTCCGCGCTGACCGGATACGACCTGATCCTCTTCCCACGCGCCCACGCACCGGCCGTGCACGACGAACTGCTCACCACCTGCGCCCGCCACGGCTACACCCCCACCGCGGTCCGGCACGGCCAGGGCCCGAGCTTCATCCGCGGTCTGCTCCTGGGCGGCCGGGCCATCGCCTTCGGCCCGCGCGACGCCCACGGTCCGGGAGACCGCGACCTCACGTGGCGCCCGCTGAGCGGCGCGCCGCTGGCCTGGCGTCACTCGGCGGCCTGGCCCAAGGGGCGGGGCGACGCCGCCGTACGCGCCTTCGCCGACACCGTCACCGATGCACTGGGCCGTACCGCCACCGCCGGCCCCGACCTGTCCGCCGGTCCACCGCGTCTGCGCCCGGCGGCGGAGTACTGGATATGA
- the bla gene encoding class A beta-lactamase, translating to MSTRTRTTAAVPRRAALATLSSLATLPLIGCGTSTREDAPQSGSGPGSTPSPSAPSSSTESSTGSTKAAFARLERRIDARLGVYAIDTGNGRSITHRPDERFAYASTCKALLAAVMLDRYSLRQLDRLVRYDRNDLAGAGYSPITEKHIATGLTLRELCDATVRYSDNGAANLLFRELGGPKSLQSALASIGDRVTRCDRYEDALSAAVPGDLRDTSTPRALATDLRAYVVDDALAPDKRAVLTDWLKRNTTGDKVIRAGAPDGWQVGDKTGTGGYGTRNDIAVVWPPKAAPIAIAVLSRRDFKDAEPDDALIAEAAGITLNALA from the coding sequence ATGTCGACCCGTACGCGTACCACTGCCGCCGTTCCCCGCCGTGCCGCGCTCGCCACCCTGAGCAGCCTGGCGACTCTCCCGCTCATCGGCTGCGGCACGAGCACCCGAGAGGACGCGCCACAGTCCGGCTCCGGTCCCGGCTCCACACCGTCGCCGTCCGCGCCGTCGTCCTCCACCGAGTCGTCGACGGGGAGCACGAAGGCCGCGTTCGCCCGGCTGGAGCGCCGGATCGACGCCCGGCTCGGCGTCTACGCGATCGACACCGGCAACGGCCGCTCCATTACCCACCGGCCCGACGAGCGCTTCGCCTACGCCTCCACCTGCAAGGCGCTTCTCGCCGCCGTCATGCTCGACAGGTACTCCCTCAGACAGCTCGACCGGCTCGTACGCTACGACCGCAACGATCTCGCCGGCGCCGGCTACTCGCCGATCACCGAGAAGCACATCGCCACGGGGCTGACCCTGCGTGAACTGTGCGACGCGACCGTCCGCTACAGCGACAACGGTGCGGCCAACCTGCTCTTCCGCGAACTCGGCGGCCCCAAGAGCCTCCAGAGCGCCCTCGCCTCCATCGGCGACCGCGTCACCCGGTGCGACCGCTACGAGGACGCGCTCAGCGCCGCGGTCCCCGGCGACCTCCGCGACACCAGCACTCCGCGCGCCCTCGCCACCGATCTGCGTGCCTACGTCGTGGACGACGCCCTCGCACCGGACAAGCGGGCCGTGCTGACGGACTGGCTCAAGCGCAACACCACCGGCGACAAGGTCATCCGGGCGGGTGCCCCGGACGGGTGGCAGGTCGGCGACAAGACCGGCACCGGCGGCTACGGCACCCGCAACGACATCGCTGTCGTCTGGCCCCCGAAGGCCGCCCCGATCGCCATCGCCGTCCTCTCCCGCCGTGACTTCAAGGACGCCGAGCCGGACGACGCCCTCATCGCCGAGGCCGCCGGGATCACCCTCAACGCCCTGGCGTAG
- a CDS encoding DUF6390 family protein, with protein sequence MSERGAILFARYAYPPNELGYCGPADPTALLRPTDTEGIEHGARQFDGAWCYLEFLAESSGLDDPLDERVVEAYWIGNDLLDRADPAALLARMRDRFRGQSGGTWRDAGDRALAHHSFQVFDVYPWAGVLRSSGNPTALSVLDRCRIRTGVVRAVDGESATVESRPLTWTGTALIPGPPRQESARWSTGGRSLIPGLAPGDLVALHWDWVCDIVTEPQAARIESTEARQLAPVDAVTATPGR encoded by the coding sequence ATGAGCGAGCGCGGCGCGATCCTCTTCGCGCGGTACGCCTACCCGCCCAACGAACTCGGCTACTGTGGCCCCGCGGACCCCACGGCCCTGCTGCGCCCCACGGACACCGAGGGCATCGAGCACGGCGCCCGCCAGTTCGACGGCGCCTGGTGCTATCTCGAATTCCTCGCCGAGTCCTCCGGTCTCGACGACCCGCTGGACGAGCGCGTCGTCGAGGCGTACTGGATCGGCAACGACCTCCTGGACCGGGCCGACCCGGCGGCCCTGCTGGCCCGGATGCGCGACCGCTTCCGCGGCCAGTCGGGCGGCACGTGGCGCGACGCGGGCGACCGCGCCCTCGCCCACCACAGCTTCCAGGTCTTCGACGTCTACCCCTGGGCCGGAGTGCTGCGCTCCTCGGGCAACCCCACGGCGCTGTCGGTCCTCGACCGGTGCCGTATCCGGACGGGCGTGGTCCGCGCGGTCGACGGCGAGTCGGCCACGGTCGAGTCCCGCCCGCTGACCTGGACGGGTACGGCGCTGATCCCCGGACCGCCCCGTCAGGAGTCCGCGCGCTGGTCGACGGGAGGCCGCTCGCTGATCCCGGGCCTCGCTCCCGGCGACCTCGTGGCGCTGCACTGGGACTGGGTGTGCGACATCGTCACGGAGCCGCAGGCGGCACGTATCGAATCGACGGAGGCCCGCCAACTCGCCCCCGTAGATGCCGTGACGGCTACGCCAGGGCGTTGA
- the hypE gene encoding hydrogenase expression/formation protein HypE — protein MGHGGGGAMSAELVEHLFLPAYGSAAAAELGDSAVVTVGEGTRLAFSTDSFVVKPMFFPGGSIGDLAVNGTVNDLAMSGATPLFMSSAFILQEGTALTDLGRIAQDMGAAARAAGVRLVTGDTKVVDSGSGDGVYVNTSGIGVIPAGVDIGPRRAAPGDAVLISGDIGVHGVAVMSCRDGLDFGTTVESDTAALHGLVAAMLATGADVHVLRDPTRGGVAASLNEIATASAVGVELIERDLPVPDTVRDACSLLGLDPLQVANEGKLLAIVPADCADRVLAALTAHPLGRRARRIGTCVTGHPGMVVARTGLGGTRVVGLPVGEQLPRIC, from the coding sequence ATGGGCCACGGCGGCGGCGGGGCGATGTCGGCCGAACTGGTCGAGCACCTGTTCCTCCCCGCGTACGGCTCCGCCGCGGCGGCCGAACTCGGCGACTCCGCCGTAGTCACCGTCGGCGAAGGCACCCGACTCGCCTTCTCCACCGACTCGTTCGTGGTCAAGCCGATGTTCTTCCCCGGCGGCTCCATCGGGGACCTCGCCGTCAACGGCACCGTCAACGACCTCGCGATGTCGGGCGCGACACCCCTGTTCATGTCGTCCGCGTTCATCCTCCAGGAGGGCACCGCCCTCACCGATCTCGGCCGGATCGCCCAGGACATGGGCGCGGCGGCGCGGGCGGCCGGGGTCCGGCTGGTCACCGGAGACACCAAGGTCGTCGACAGCGGCAGCGGGGACGGCGTCTACGTCAACACCTCGGGGATCGGAGTGATCCCCGCCGGTGTCGACATCGGCCCGCGCCGCGCCGCGCCCGGCGACGCCGTGCTGATCAGCGGCGACATCGGGGTGCACGGCGTGGCGGTCATGAGCTGCCGGGACGGCCTGGACTTCGGCACGACGGTCGAGAGCGACACCGCCGCCCTGCACGGGCTCGTCGCCGCGATGCTCGCCACCGGCGCCGACGTGCACGTCCTGCGCGACCCCACGCGCGGCGGCGTCGCCGCCTCGCTGAACGAGATCGCCACCGCGTCGGCGGTCGGCGTCGAACTGATCGAGCGGGACCTGCCCGTACCGGACACCGTGCGCGATGCGTGCAGCCTCCTCGGGCTCGACCCCCTCCAGGTCGCGAACGAGGGCAAGCTGCTCGCGATCGTGCCCGCCGACTGCGCCGACCGGGTCCTCGCCGCCCTGACGGCGCACCCGCTGGGCCGCCGGGCCCGCCGGATCGGCACCTGCGTCACCGGACACCCCGGCATGGTGGTCGCCAGGACGGGCCTCGGCGGCACCCGGGTCGTCGGCCTGCCCGTCGGCGAACAGCTCCCGAGGATCTGCTGA